One part of the Olleya sp. YS genome encodes these proteins:
- a CDS encoding fructose 1,6-bisphosphatase, with product MAKTDKTNQETAHNSAEAASKIDAIKQLIFGENMQAYDSEFETLKKDILSKKQELEALVDEVKSELLQNIDNLSTDINIRITELENTFEDKAEALDNKKVDRKLLGELLTKLGEKISQ from the coding sequence ATGGCAAAGACAGACAAAACTAATCAAGAAACAGCGCATAACTCTGCAGAAGCAGCATCTAAGATAGATGCAATTAAGCAACTTATTTTTGGTGAAAATATGCAAGCTTACGATAGTGAGTTTGAAACACTAAAAAAAGATATTCTTTCAAAAAAACAAGAGTTAGAAGCGTTAGTAGACGAAGTTAAGTCGGAATTACTACAAAACATCGACAATTTAAGTACAGATATTAATATCAGAATAACTGAATTAGAAAACACTTTTGAAGATAAAGCTGAAGCTTTGGATAACAAAAAAGTGGATCGTAAACTTCTAGGAGAACTCTTAACTAAATTGGGCGAAAAAATAAGTCAGTAA
- the fbp gene encoding class 1 fructose-bisphosphatase: MSKKNQTLGEFIIENQAYFKYTSGELSRLINSIRLAAKVVNHEVNKAGLVDIIGAAGDTNIQGEDQQKLDVYANDKFIQTLTNRNIVCGIASEEEDDFISINSQDDNNQNKYIVLIDPLDGSSNIDVNVSVGTIFSVYRRVTPVGTPVTIEDFLQPGHQQVAAGYVVYGTSTMLVYTTGHGVNGFTLNPAIGTFYLSHPDMQFPEDGNIYSVNEGNYIHFPKGVKNYIKYCQMEEGDRPYTSRYIGSLVSDFHRNMIKGGIYMYPKSSKNEEGKLRLLYECNPMAFLAEQANGKASNGFKRILDIQPLELHQRVPFFCGSKNMVLKAEEFMQNTN, translated from the coding sequence ATGTCTAAAAAAAATCAAACTTTAGGAGAGTTTATTATAGAGAATCAGGCCTACTTTAAATACACTTCTGGAGAATTATCTCGTTTAATAAATTCTATTCGTCTTGCAGCTAAGGTCGTTAATCATGAGGTTAATAAAGCTGGCTTAGTTGATATTATCGGAGCTGCAGGTGATACAAACATCCAAGGAGAGGATCAACAAAAACTAGATGTTTATGCCAATGACAAGTTTATTCAAACCCTGACTAATCGTAATATTGTTTGTGGTATTGCTAGTGAAGAAGAAGATGATTTTATTAGCATAAACAGTCAAGATGACAACAATCAAAACAAATACATTGTACTTATAGACCCTTTAGACGGTTCTTCAAATATTGATGTTAATGTATCCGTTGGAACTATTTTTTCTGTATACAGACGTGTAACTCCTGTTGGTACACCTGTAACTATTGAAGATTTTTTACAACCAGGACATCAACAAGTAGCTGCTGGTTATGTTGTATATGGCACATCAACAATGTTGGTTTACACAACAGGTCATGGCGTTAATGGATTTACTTTAAACCCAGCTATTGGAACCTTTTACTTATCGCATCCGGACATGCAATTTCCTGAAGATGGAAATATCTATTCTGTAAACGAAGGTAATTACATCCACTTCCCTAAAGGAGTAAAAAACTATATAAAATATTGCCAAATGGAAGAAGGTGACCGACCATACACTTCAAGATATATAGGGTCGTTAGTCTCTGATTTTCATAGAAATATGATTAAAGGTGGAATTTATATGTACCCTAAAAGTTCTAAAAATGAAGAAGGGAAATTAAGATTATTATACGAATGCAATCCTATGGCGTTTTTAGCAGAACAAGCTAATGGTAAGGCTAGTAATGGTTTTAAAAGAATTTTAGACATACAACCTTTAGAGCTACATCAACGTGTCCCGTTTTTCTGTGGGAGTAAAAATATGGTGCTTAAAGCCGAAGAATTTATGCAAAACACCAATTAA
- a CDS encoding GNAT family N-acetyltransferase, producing MTFTIRFAEKKDVSAILDLIKELAVFEKEPDAVIVTKEDLLEHGFGQHPLFTCFVAEKNDAIVAIALIYLRFSTWKGKTVHLEDLIVKDEFRGEGLGTMLLDEVIKYGYSLGAKRICWEVLDWNEPAIKFYESKGVTLLKDWYLVQMDGEQIQNYIENL from the coding sequence ATGACGTTTACTATCCGCTTTGCCGAAAAGAAAGATGTTTCAGCAATATTAGATTTAATAAAGGAGCTAGCTGTATTTGAAAAAGAACCAGATGCAGTTATCGTTACTAAAGAGGACTTGTTAGAACATGGTTTTGGACAACATCCTCTTTTTACTTGTTTCGTAGCAGAAAAAAATGACGCTATTGTTGCAATAGCATTAATATATCTTCGTTTTTCTACTTGGAAAGGTAAAACTGTGCACTTGGAGGATTTAATAGTTAAAGACGAGTTTAGAGGAGAAGGACTAGGAACTATGCTTTTAGATGAAGTTATTAAATATGGTTATAGCTTAGGTGCAAAACGCATTTGTTGGGAAGTTTTAGACTGGAACGAGCCAGCTATTAAATTTTACGAAAGTAAAGGAGTTACTTTATTAAAAGATTGGTATTTAGTGCAAATGGATGGAGAACAAATACAAAATTACATCGAAAACTTATAA